A genomic window from Triticum urartu cultivar G1812 chromosome 7, Tu2.1, whole genome shotgun sequence includes:
- the LOC125521576 gene encoding uncharacterized protein LOC125521576, whose product PVVLPKRADAEGFVSSLRSPDDADAVCKKYGIPRDHYTARPAGDLRACSPPPPGCVCVYAHALEAGMRVPLHPFFCEALAHFGVAPTQLAPNAWRIMAGFLVLCRSAGVPPSLAVFRRFFLLSVLNLKQKKRWYYFKPSFRDGPGLRFTGLPHSIYGWKRGFFFLSSPTPWPCPVEWGEPSKSSFMEPVLTDEEKKSVAKLLGANGGAAVDIRTCLCDSNLAAAVATAAPPPPPSTRSNSKGMDSAVYDMMKTMLAEKMARQASASAKKVKAEPGSSPLCGKKGNLDDANDEDAPPAARGHSVPTSVCSLLPGASRQPQDFADGDGTDWEAARELLQGAVAPPQQRVFAATEPSDVVASSYVAILQAANYVSFSLDYALELEEKLLAREAEIAALQKQLEEAKGELATAKVRRR is encoded by the exons CCCGTCGTCCTCCCGAAGCGCGCCGACGCCGAGGGCTTCGTCTCGTCCCTGCGCTCGCCGGACGACGCCGATGCCGTTTGCAAGAAATACGGCATCCCGAGGGACCACTACACCGCGCGCCCCGCCGGCGACCTGCGCGCGTGCTCGCCCCCGCCGCCGGGGTGCGTCTGCGTGTACGCGCACGCGCTGGAGGCCGGGATGCGCGTCCCGCTGCACCCCTTCTTCTGCGAGGCGCTCGCCCACTTCGGCGTCGCGCCGACGCAGCTCGCGCCCAACGCGTGGCGCATCATGGCGGGCTTCCTCGTGCTCTGCCGCTCCGCCGGCGTGCCGCCGTCGCTCGCGGTGTTCCGGCGTTTCTTCCTGCTGTCCGTCCTCAACCTCAAGCAGAAAAAAAGATGGTACTACTTCAAACCCAGTTTCAGGGACGGCCCCGGCTTGCGCTTCACGGGGTTGCCACATTCCATCTACGGCTGGAAGCGcggcttcttcttcctctcgtcGCCGACCCCGTGGCCTTGTCCTGTGGAGTGGGGCGAGCCGTCCAAGAGCTCCTTCATGGAGCCGGTGCTTACAGACGAGGAGAAGAAATCCGTGGCGAAGCTGCTAGGTGCTAACGGCGGCGCCGCCGTTGATATCAGGACATGTTTGTGCGACAGCAACCTTGCCGCTGCCGTGGCAACGgccgcccctccgccgccgccctctACTCGTTCCAATTCCAAAG GGATGGATTCCGCCGTCTACGACATGATGAAGACCATGCTGGCGGAGAAGATGGCCAGGCAAGCGTCGGCATCGGCAAAGAAGGTGAAAGCAGAGCCAGGGTCGTCGCCGTTGTGCGGGAAGAAAGGGAACCTGGACGATGCCAACGACGAGGACGCTCCACCTGCCGCCCGTGGCCACTCGGTGCCTACCAGCGTGTGTTCGCTACTGCCGGGGGCCTCTCGGCAGCCACAAGACTTCGCCGACGGAGACGGCACAGACTGGGAGGCTGCACGGGAGCTGCTGCAGGGCGCCGTCGCGCCACCGCAGCAGCGCGTGTTTGCGGCGACCGAGCCATCAGACGTCGTCGCGTCGAGCTATGTTGCGATTCTCCAG GCGGCGAACTACGTGTCGTTCTCCTTGGACTACGCTCTGGAGCTGGAAGAGAAGCTGTTGGCGCGTGAGGCGGAGATCGCCGCGCTGCAGAAGCAGCTGGAGGAGGCCAAGGGCGAGCTCGCCACGGCGAAGGTGCGGCGGAGGTAG
- the LOC125518440 gene encoding uncharacterized protein LOC125518440 has product MPSSQVSSTPSVVDISDTDSDDAAAAALSRPVADRVASSLLTQDAVDALCRKHGVPTGYTARPAGDRRASTPPPERAVCMYAHALEAGARVPLHGFFSEALTHFGIAPGQLAPSGWRVLVGFVVLCHDAGVQPSTDVFRHFFSLAAFKLKGWYCFRTKDAAGALFTGLSKPDEAWKGRFFFLTSPEPWPCPVRWGEPLLCKNSVADPVLTGQQKKIVGKLLSAHGTMVDLRTYLGDAKKLAAAFASPSPPVPSHDIKGELAFNSIPDPDSPIERAVGMDSSVAKVKLERDGDTPTVSLKKRKREEAASAKDGLCRSEQSTPHAAPPDFDPKPPHSPAPDAHDGDSADWQAAKKVLESITTPSRAQSFAAAKPSDVVASSYSAMLQAANYASFSLDYTLELKKKLSARDAEVAALREQLESTKGDLTAAKLAAEAVVESARTTAVQQFLASEEHKRRLAEHALAGYERGAEEMKRAVLRIYPHLDAARLVVPLD; this is encoded by the exons ATGCCTTCCTCCCAGGTCTCCTCCACCCCCTCCGTCGTCGACATCAGCGACACCGACAGTGACGACGCCGCCGCGGCCGCCCTCTCGAGGCCCGTCGCCGACCGCGTTGCCTCGTCTCTCCTCACCCAGGACGCAGTCGACGCCCTCTGCAGGAAGCACGGCGTGCCGACGGGCTACACCGCGCGCCCCGCCGGCGACCGGCGCGCCAGCACCCCGCCGCCGGAGCGGGCCGTGTGCATGTACGCGCACGCGCTGGAGGCCGGGGCGCGCGTCCCGCTGCATGGCTTCTTCTCCGAGGCGCTCACCCACTTCGGCATCGCGCCGGGCCAGCTCGCGCCCAGCGGCTGGCGCGTCCTCGTCGGGTTCGTGGTGCTCTGCCACGACGCTGGCGTGCAGCCATCGACGGACGTGTTCCGCCACTTTTTCTCGCTGGCCGCGTTCAAGCTCAAGGGTTGGTACTGCTTCCGAACAAAGGACGCCGCCGGCGCGCTCTTCACTGGGCTTTCGAAACCCGATGAGGCGTGGAAGGGCAGGTTCTTCTTCCTGACATCGCCGGAGCCATGGCCGTGCCCCGTGCGCTGGGGCGAGCCGCTGCTGTGCAAGAACTCCGTCGCTGATCCGGTGCTCACAGGCCAGCAAAAGAAAATCGTGGGAAAGCTACTGAGCGCACACGGCACCATGGTTGACCTCCGGACATACCTCGGTGATGCCAAAAAACTTGCCGCGGCATTCGCCTCGCCATCGCCACCCGTTCCTTCCCATGACATCAAAGGTGAACTCGCTTTTAACAGTATTCCCGATCCCGATTCCCCTATCGAGCGAGCAG TAGGCATGGATTCGTCCGTGGCGAAGGTGAAACTCGAGCGGGACGGTGACACACCGACGGTGTCCCTGAAAAAAAGGAAACGCGAGGAGGCCGCCAGTGCAAAAGACGGTCTCTGCCGTTCTGAGCAGAGCACGCCGCATGCTGCCCCGCCAGATTTCGACCCGAAGCCGCCGCACTCGCCCGCGCCCGACGCACACGACGGCGACAGCGCCGACTGGCAGGCCGCGAAGAAGGTGCTAGAgtccatcaccacgccgtcgcgGGCGCAATCGTTCGCCGCGGCAAAGCCGTCCGACGTCGTCGCTTCGAGCTACTCAGCCATGCTCCAG GCCGCGAACTACGCGTCCTTCTCCTTGGACTACACGCTGGAGCTGAAAAAGAAGCTGTCGGCACGGGACGCAGAGGTTGCAGCTCTGCGGGAGCAGCTGGAGAGCACGAAGGGCGATCTTACCGCGGCGAAGCTGGCGGCGGAGGCTGTGGTGGAGAGCGCCAGGACGACGGCGGTGCAGCAGTTCCTGGCGTCCGAGGAGCACAAGCGGCGGCTCGCGGAGCACGCGCTGGCGGGGTACGAGCGCGGCGCCGAGGAGATGAAGCGCGCTGTTCTCCGGATATACCCTCACCTCGACGCCGCCCGGCTGGTCGTGCCGCTAGATTAG